The Pseudomonas parafulva genome window below encodes:
- a CDS encoding DUF4197 domain-containing protein translates to MIRSSLRLTTLCAGLLLSASALALSLGNLSQQDAAGGLKDALTQGAQIAVKQLSTPGGFSDNPDVRIELPGKLGKAAQAMKMFGKGDQVQALETSMNKAAEAAVPQAQAILVDAVKKMSVTDAKGILSGGDEAATKYLDKSSREQIRAKFLPIVKQATDKVGLAQQYNSFAGQAKGLGLIKDDANIENYVTEKALDGLFEMIGKQEQSIRQNPAQAATSLAKKVFGAL, encoded by the coding sequence ATGATTCGTTCCTCCCTGCGCTTGACCACCCTGTGCGCCGGTCTGCTGCTGTCGGCCAGCGCCCTCGCCCTGTCGCTGGGCAACCTGTCCCAGCAAGATGCGGCCGGCGGCCTCAAGGACGCCCTGACCCAAGGCGCGCAGATCGCCGTCAAGCAACTGAGCACGCCCGGCGGTTTCAGTGACAATCCCGATGTGCGCATCGAGTTGCCCGGCAAGCTCGGCAAGGCGGCCCAGGCCATGAAAATGTTCGGCAAGGGCGACCAGGTCCAGGCTCTGGAAACCAGCATGAACAAGGCGGCCGAAGCCGCTGTGCCGCAGGCCCAGGCAATTCTGGTGGACGCGGTGAAGAAGATGAGCGTGACCGATGCCAAGGGCATCCTCAGCGGCGGCGACGAAGCGGCGACAAAGTATCTGGACAAGAGCAGCCGCGAGCAGATCCGCGCCAAGTTCCTGCCGATCGTCAAGCAGGCCACCGACAAGGTCGGCCTGGCCCAGCAGTACAACAGCTTCGCCGGCCAGGCCAAAGGCCTGGGCCTGATCAAGGACGACGCCAACATCGAGAACTACGTGACCGAAAAAGCCTTGGACGGTCTGTTCGAGATGATCGGCAAGCAGGAGCAGAGCATCCGCCAGAACCCTGCGCAAGCGGCCACCAGCCTGGCCAAGAAGGTCTTC